In Musa acuminata AAA Group cultivar baxijiao chromosome BXJ2-10, Cavendish_Baxijiao_AAA, whole genome shotgun sequence, a genomic segment contains:
- the LOC135624717 gene encoding uncharacterized protein LOC135624717: MGTEVLRPQDCLLRPSPGLRSAKPLRRRREGSPKQPAKPRLAMGQVTILRRGESLEAAKARKGGPGTAAIPSASVGWDPALFGMGRLGPDPVMIPKQIRLRSPAAAMPPDVYAGSAFDLSPSPRALPLPSFSRRKEDLPPAGAKAVVDCSATKDLRRLLRLE, from the coding sequence ATGGGAACCGAGGTGTTGCGCCCCCAAGACTGCCTCCTCCGCCCATCCCCTGGCCTTCGGAGCGCCAAACCCCTCCGCAGGAGGAGGGAGGGATCGCCCAAACAGCCCGCCAAGCCCCGTCTGGCCATGGGGCAGGTGACCATCCTCAGGCGAGGTGAGTCGCTGGAGGCCGCAAAGGCGAGGAAGGGCGGGCCGGGCACGGCGGCCATTCCCTCCGCCAGCGTCGGGTGGGATCCGGCGTTGTTCGGCATGGGGCGGCTAGGGCCGGACCCGGTCATGATCCCGAAGCAGATCCGGCTGAGATCGCCGGCGGCTGCGATGCCGCCGGACGTGTACGCGGGGTCGGCGTTCGATCTCTCGCCGTCGCCCCGGGCGCTGCCGCTGCCGAGCTTCTCAAGGAGGAAAGAGGATCTACCGCCGGCGGGGGCGAAGGCCGTCGTGGATTGTTCCGCCACCAAGGATCTGAGGCGATTGCTTCGGCTGGAATGA
- the LOC135624718 gene encoding nucleoside hydrolase 3-like — MTRTGRSVALLFLVLMEFLGWKSCVVDANPRRILLDTDVDTDDFFALLYLLKQNQSQFDLKAITISANAWADAGHAVNHVYDILYMMNRDDIPVGVGGDGGILDDGTILPHVGGYLPLIEQGMSTAGDCRYRQAIPVGGHGGLDVNTNYGLRRSFLPQGRRRYIPLQQPTAQKVLIDTVSAGPTVLFVIGSHTNIALFLMTNPQLKKNIEHIYIMGGGVRSKNPCCTNNASTSCDRQHCDDKGNLFTGYTSNPYAEFNIFGDPFAAYQVFHAGIPVTLVPLDSTNTIPVNEEFFDVFQQQQETFEAQYCFKSLKIIRDNWFDNQFYTSYFMWDSFASGVAISIMSKADNYDGENEFAEMKYLNITVVTSNEPYGVSDGSNPFFDGRAVPKFNLQKGGVHSGHVQTGLQDPFCIVKGSDRGICQDGYTKEVAGPEAVQVLVAQEAKPNQDVHSPLNRQFFKSFLDVLNVHHPSGRFNFTTEFPFYREILYKPNRTSRTRGRPVVLDMDMSAGDFIALIYLLKAPVDIVDLKGILVSGNGWATAATIDIIYDVLHMMGRDDVPVGLGNLTALGAPSLGCKYVKAIPQGSGGLLDSDTLYGLGRTLPRSPRSYTVENPVRFGALGNTDQPKLRQALALEVWQSISRALQPGEKLTVLTNGPLTNLANIIDLDKSAAEVIQDVYVVGGQVIDGKNKRGNVFTVPSNEFAEFNMFLDPVAAKKVMESNLRITLIPLSAQQKVSSFKRTLQNLKIAEKTPESIFAHSLLSLLDKLQQKQPKLYNHMEIFLGEVLGAVFLVEHSKLNATMQTEKITVLTGNMSLDGQITVDKRYGKLVNIVDEFDSEAYYKLLGDLLGDKQQSAVIGSFEEQQKIWRTPPK, encoded by the exons ATGACGAGAACCGGAAGGAGTGTCGCGCTTCTGTTCCTTGTGCTGATGGAATTCCTTGGTTGGAAATCCTGCGTGGTGGATGCGAATCCTCGCCGGATTCTCTTGGACACGGACGTGGATACCGATGACTTCTTTGCGCTTCTGTACCTGCTGAAGCAGAACCAATCGCAGTTCGACCTCAAG GCTATTACGATTAGCGCGAATGCATGGGCCGATGCAGGGCATGCTGTCAATCATGTGTACGACATCCTTTACATGATGAACCGGGACGACATTCCCGTCGGAGTCGGAGGTGATGGTGGAATACTGGACGACGGCACCATACTCCCACATGTTGGTGGCTATCTCCCTCTAATAGAACAG GGCATGTCGACGGCAGGCGACTGCCGTTATCGACAAGCGATTCCGGTAGGTGGTCATGGAGGATTAGATGTCAACACTAACTATGGCTTGCGTAGGAGCTTCCTCCCACAG GGCAGAAGGCGTTACATTCCTCTTCAGCAACCCACAGCTCAAAAAGTCCTGATTGACACAGTCTCTGCTGGCCCTACTGTGCTCTTTGTTATTGGATCTCACACCAACATTGCTTTGTTTCTCATGACAAACCCACAACTGAAGAAGAACATCGAGCACATCTATATTATGGGAGGTGGTGTAAGGTCGAAGAACCCTTGCTGCACAAACAATGCAAGCACTTCTTGCGATCGTCAGCACTGTGACGATAAGGGGAACCTGTTTACAGGATACACCAGCAATCCTTATGCAGAGTTCAATATATTTGGAGATCCTTTTGCTGCATACCAG GTCTTTCATGCTGGGATTCCAGTTACTCTCGTTCCACTTGATTCAACCAACACTATCCCCGTCAATGAGGAATTCTTTGATGTGTTCCAACAGCAGCAAGAAACATTTGAGGCACAATACTGTTTCAAATCTCTAAAAATCATTCGGGATAACTGGTTCGACAACCAGTTCTACACA AGCTACTTCATGTGGGACTCCTTCGCTTCTGGTGTGGCCATATCGATCATGAGCAAAGCGGACAACTATGATGGTGAGAATGAATTCGCAGAGATGAAATATCTGAACATAACAGTCGTTACTTCAAACGAACCATATGGTGTGAGTGATGGCTCCAATCCCTTTTTTGATGGGCGTGCCGTTCCAAAGTTCAATCTGCAGAAAGGTGGAGTGCACAGTGGTCATGTTCAAACTGGCCTTCAAGATCCATTTTGCATTGTGAAGGGAAGTGACAGAGGGATATGCCAG GATGGGTACACCAAGGAAGTAGCCGGTCCAGAAGCAGTTCAAGTACTTGTTGCACAGGAAGCAAAACCTAACCAGGATGTTCACAGTCCATTAAACAGGCAGTTCTTCAAAAGCTTTCTGGAT GTTCTCAATGTCCACCACCCATCTGGGCGTTTCAACTTCACAACAGAGTTCCCGTTTTACAGAGAAATCCTCTACAAGCCAAATCGTACAAGTCGAACGCGGGGAAGGCCGGTGGTGTTGGACATGGACATGAGCGCTGGAGACTTCATTGCACTCATCTATCTGCTCAAAGCTCCTGTGGATATCGTAGACCTCAAG GGAATACTAGTGAGCGGCAATGGATGGGCAACCGCCGCCACCATAGACATCATCTACGATGTGCTGCACATGATGGGCCGTGATGATGTTCCGGTTGGTCTGGGAAATCTCACTGCTTTAGGCGCACCAAGTCTCGGATGCAAGTACGTGAAGGCCATTCCACAGGGCAGTGGTGGACTTCTCGACTCCGATACACTCTATGGACTTGGTCGAACACTGCCCCGGAGTCCCAGGAG CTACACAGTTGAAAATCCTGTGAGGTTTGGAGCACTAGGAAACACTGATCAGCCTAAACTTAGACAGGCATTAGCTCTGGAAGTTTGGCAGTCCATCTCGAGGGCACTGCAGCCAGGGGAAAAGCTCACTGTACTGACAAATGGACCTCTTACTAACTTAGCCAACATTATTGATCTGGACAAAAGTGCAGCTGAAGTTATACAG GATGTTTACGTAGTCGGTGGGCAAGTGATCGATGGGAAAAATAAGAGAGGAAACGTCTTCACGGTTCCTTCGAACGAGTTCGCCGAGTTCAACATGTTCCTTGACCCTGTAGCTGCGAAGAAGGTAATGGAGTCGAATCTTAGGATCACGCTTATTCCTCTCAGTGCTCAGCAGAAAGTGAGCTCCTTTAAGAGGACCTTACAAAACTTAAAGATTGCAGAGAAGACTCCTGAGTCCATTTTTGCACATAGCTTGCTGTCATTGCTCGACAAACTGCAGCAGAAGCAACCAAAACTATACAATCACATG GAAATATTTCTGGGGGAAGTCCTTGGTGCAGTTTTCTTGGTTGAACATTCTAAACTAAACGCAAcgatgcaaacggagaagattACTGTTTTAACTGGGAACATGAGCCTGGACGGGCAGATTACAGTAGACAAAAGATATGGAAAGTTAGTGAACATAGTGGATGAATTTGACAGCGAGGCATATTACAAGCTGCTTGGAGATTTGTTAGGTGATAAGCAGCAGTCTGCAGTGATTGGGAGCTTTGAGGAACAGCAGAAGATATGGAGGACACCGCCTAAATGA
- the LOC135624715 gene encoding autophagy-related protein 18g-like isoform X2, with product MGGRGRWVGEDEQGKGQNGLLPKSMRIFSSCLKTVSSNAGSVVSSVRSAGASIAASIAAPPEDDKDQVLWAGFDKIELGPSSFKHVLLLGYSNGFQVFDVENASSVCELVSKRDGPATFLQMQPMPIKSESIEGLRASHPLLLVVAGDETNGTGVVQGGHLSASMRENKSEPRAENSILIPTAVWFYSFKSHSYVHVLKFKSAVYMVRSSPRIVAVLFATQILCFDAVTLKQKFSVLTYPLQGVPGVNIGYGPMAVGSRWLAYASDNPLVPNSGHLSPQNLTPSPGVSPSTSPGSGNLVARYAMESSKTLAAGIRNLGDMTHKTWSKYCQEILPDGCSSPLSTNLSRRSGRHPPTSHPSESDNAGMVVVTDFTSTDVISQFRAHTSPISALCFDPSGTLLVTASVHGHKINIFRIMPTRVLNGSGPARYNWTSSHVHLYTLCRGITAAVIQDISFSHYSQWISIVSSKGTCHIYVLSPFGGDASLQQQNVNGEGPVLTPNLTSPWWSAACCMMHQQSHAPPHPPPITYSVVSRIKNVNSSWLSTVSSVAASAAGKTFGPSGAVAAMFHNSLYHDLSPVPPKANSLEHLLVYSPSGLVIQYELLLSSFVEPCDSSLKALPAPLLQLQDEELHVNAEPVQWWDACRRSNWPQREEHVSIIIFNNQQDSETVIDSGDCKDNGSSCILSSANGVPGTESMGSERSWYFSNAEVQISSGKVPVWQKSKICFCLLDPLPAFEGCAEDLTHGEIEIEKLSFNEVEIRQKDLLPVFEQFHGFQSDWNDRVGGRYQTSSGGLLDPSNDSNSSHCEIEKTEEDGDNVNMLGGVFAFSEEG from the exons ATGGGCGGCAGGGGGCGGTGGGTCGGGGAGGATGAGCAGGGGAAAGGTCAGAACGGGCTACTCCCGAAGTCGATGCGCATCTTTTCGTCCTGCCTGAAGACTGTTTCGTCAAACGCGGGGTCCGTCGTGAGCAGCGTCCGATCCGCTGGGGCGTCCATCGCCGCGTCGATCGCCGCTCCGCCCGAAGATGACAAGGACCAG GTATTATGGGCTGGCTTTGATAAGATAGAGCTTGGTCCATCTTCCTTCAAGCATGTTCTACTTCTTGGTTATTCAAATGGATTTCAAGTGTTTGATGTGGAGAATGCTTCAAGTGTATGCGAACTGGTTTCCAAGCGTGATGGCCCAGCTACTTTTTTACAGATGCAGCCCATGCCGATCAAATCTGAATCTATTGAAGGACTCAGAGCATCACATCCTTTGCTCTTGGTTGTTGCTGGTGATGAAACCAATGGCACTGGTGTCGTGCAAGGTGGTCATCTGAGTGCATCAATGAGAGAGAACAAAAGTGAACCTCGGGCAGAAAACAGCATCTTAATTCCTACAGCCGTCTGGTTCTACTCATTCAAATCTCACAGTTATGTTCATGTTCTGAAATTCAAGTCTGCTGTATATATGGTTCGAAGCAGTCCCCGAATTGTTGCTGTGTTATTTGCTACACAA ATATTGTGTTTCGATGCAGTTACTCTTAAGCAAAAGTTCAGCGTACTTACCTATCCATTACAAGGAGTACCTGGTGTTAACATTGGTTATGGTCCAATGGCTGTTGGCTCTAGGTGGTTAGCTTATGCTTCTGATAACCCTCTTGTACCAAATTCAGGCCACCTTAGTCCACAAAATCTTACTCCCTCTCCAGGTGTCAGCCCATCAACTTCACCCGGCAGTGGAAACTTAGTTGCTCGTTATGCAATGGAATCTAGTAAAACATTGGCTGCTGGAATTCGAAATCTTGGAGATATGACTCACAAAACTTGGTCAAAATATTGCCAAGAGATACTTCCTGATGGCTGTAGTTCTCCTTTGTCAACAAATTTGAGCAGGAGATCTGGAAGACATCCACCAACTTCACATCCAAGTGAATCTGATAATGCAGGAATG GTGGTTGTTACAGATTTCACTTCAACGGATGTCATTTCACAATTTAGGGCCCATACCAGTCCGATATCTGCTCTATGTTTTGACCCAAGCGGTACTCTTTTGGTCACAGCTTCAGTACACGGGCACAAGATAAATATTTTCCGAATCATGCCAACTCGTGTACTAAATGGTTCTGGCCCAGCACGTTACAATTGGACGTCGTCGCATGTGCATCTTTACACACTATGTCGTGGGATAACAGCAGCT GTCATCCAGGATATCTCGTTTAGCCATTATAGTCAATGGATTTCAATTGTTTCATCTAAGGGTACCTGCCACATATATGTTCTATCGCCTTTTGGTGGTGATGCTAGCCTTCAACAACAAAATGTGAATGGTGAAGGACCGGTTCTAACTCCTAATCTAACGTCGCCATGGTGGTCAGCTGCATGTTGCATGATGCATCAACAGTCACATGCACCTCCTCATCCACCTCCAATTACTTATTCTGTAGTTAGTAGGATTAAAAATGTTAATTCCAGTTGGCTAAGTACTGTTAGCAGTGTTGCTGCTTCTGCAGCAGGAAAGACATTTGGACCATCAGGTGCTGTTGCTGCTATGTTTCATAATTCTCTTTACCATGATCTTTCACCGGTTCCCCCCAAGGCCAACTCTTTGGAACATCTTCTAGTTTACTCTCCGTCTGGTCTTGTCATACAATATGAACTTCTTTTATCTTCATTTGTGGAGCCTTGTGATAGCAGCTTGAAAGCTTTACCTGCTCCTTTGTTGCAACTTCAAGATGAAGAATTACATGTAAATGCTGAGCCAGTTCAGTGGTGGGATGCATGTCGAAGATCAAATTGGCCTCAAAGAGAGGAACATGTTTCCATAATTATCTTTAATAATCAACAAGATAGTGAGACTGTCATCGATTCAGGAGATTGTAAAGATAATGGAAGTTCATGTATCCTGTCAAGTGCCAATGGTGTACCTGGAACAGAGTCAATGGGAAGTGAAAGGTCCTGGTACTTTTCAAATGCAGAAGTACAGATTAGCTCAGGAAAGGTCCCAGTTTGGCAGAAATCAAAG aTTTGTTTCTGTTTGTTGGATCCACTACCAGCTTTTGAAGGTTGTGCAGAAGATCTTACTCATGGAGAAATTGAGAttgaaaaattatcttttaatgaGGTGGAAATAAGGCAAAAGGATTTACTTCCTGTTTTTGAGCAATTTCATGGATTCCAGTCAGACTGGAATGACAG GGTTGGTGGTAGATACCAAACTTCATCAGGAGGTTTGCTTGATCCAAGCAATG ACAGCAACAGCAGCCATTGCGAGATAGAAAAGACCGAAGAAGATGGGGACAATGTCAATATGCTGGGAGGTGTATTTGCCTTTAGCGAAGAAG GTTGA
- the LOC135624715 gene encoding autophagy-related protein 18g-like isoform X1 has translation MGGRGRWVGEDEQGKGQNGLLPKSMRIFSSCLKTVSSNAGSVVSSVRSAGASIAASIAAPPEDDKDQVLWAGFDKIELGPSSFKHVLLLGYSNGFQVFDVENASSVCELVSKRDGPATFLQMQPMPIKSESIEGLRASHPLLLVVAGDETNGTGVVQGGHLSASMRENKSEPRAENSILIPTAVWFYSFKSHSYVHVLKFKSAVYMVRSSPRIVAVLFATQILCFDAVTLKQKFSVLTYPLQGVPGVNIGYGPMAVGSRWLAYASDNPLVPNSGHLSPQNLTPSPGVSPSTSPGSGNLVARYAMESSKTLAAGIRNLGDMTHKTWSKYCQEILPDGCSSPLSTNLSRRSGRHPPTSHPSESDNAGMVVVTDFTSTDVISQFRAHTSPISALCFDPSGTLLVTASVHGHKINIFRIMPTRVLNGSGPARYNWTSSHVHLYTLCRGITAAVIQDISFSHYSQWISIVSSKGTCHIYVLSPFGGDASLQQQNVNGEGPVLTPNLTSPWWSAACCMMHQQSHAPPHPPPITYSVVSRIKNVNSSWLSTVSSVAASAAGKTFGPSGAVAAMFHNSLYHDLSPVPPKANSLEHLLVYSPSGLVIQYELLLSSFVEPCDSSLKALPAPLLQLQDEELHVNAEPVQWWDACRRSNWPQREEHVSIIIFNNQQDSETVIDSGDCKDNGSSCILSSANGVPGTESMGSERSWYFSNAEVQISSGKVPVWQKSKICFCLLDPLPAFEGCAEDLTHGEIEIEKLSFNEVEIRQKDLLPVFEQFHGFQSDWNDRVGGRYQTSSGGLLDPSNGPRTTEGLLGLSETRPNELVSLPLMEKSIPNESGHGLCSVIRNDVDALSEFKASAVMPRKCSAKSCIQLNLKNTDNYPVKDDSVNNGVSTRSSGLSYNGRLAVDNYSLNNNGSRKIPKTCITNTHMEQAESADSQEFGQYFDEGYCKVSGLDDCCELTEAVNDADSNSSHCEIEKTEEDGDNVNMLGGVFAFSEEG, from the exons ATGGGCGGCAGGGGGCGGTGGGTCGGGGAGGATGAGCAGGGGAAAGGTCAGAACGGGCTACTCCCGAAGTCGATGCGCATCTTTTCGTCCTGCCTGAAGACTGTTTCGTCAAACGCGGGGTCCGTCGTGAGCAGCGTCCGATCCGCTGGGGCGTCCATCGCCGCGTCGATCGCCGCTCCGCCCGAAGATGACAAGGACCAG GTATTATGGGCTGGCTTTGATAAGATAGAGCTTGGTCCATCTTCCTTCAAGCATGTTCTACTTCTTGGTTATTCAAATGGATTTCAAGTGTTTGATGTGGAGAATGCTTCAAGTGTATGCGAACTGGTTTCCAAGCGTGATGGCCCAGCTACTTTTTTACAGATGCAGCCCATGCCGATCAAATCTGAATCTATTGAAGGACTCAGAGCATCACATCCTTTGCTCTTGGTTGTTGCTGGTGATGAAACCAATGGCACTGGTGTCGTGCAAGGTGGTCATCTGAGTGCATCAATGAGAGAGAACAAAAGTGAACCTCGGGCAGAAAACAGCATCTTAATTCCTACAGCCGTCTGGTTCTACTCATTCAAATCTCACAGTTATGTTCATGTTCTGAAATTCAAGTCTGCTGTATATATGGTTCGAAGCAGTCCCCGAATTGTTGCTGTGTTATTTGCTACACAA ATATTGTGTTTCGATGCAGTTACTCTTAAGCAAAAGTTCAGCGTACTTACCTATCCATTACAAGGAGTACCTGGTGTTAACATTGGTTATGGTCCAATGGCTGTTGGCTCTAGGTGGTTAGCTTATGCTTCTGATAACCCTCTTGTACCAAATTCAGGCCACCTTAGTCCACAAAATCTTACTCCCTCTCCAGGTGTCAGCCCATCAACTTCACCCGGCAGTGGAAACTTAGTTGCTCGTTATGCAATGGAATCTAGTAAAACATTGGCTGCTGGAATTCGAAATCTTGGAGATATGACTCACAAAACTTGGTCAAAATATTGCCAAGAGATACTTCCTGATGGCTGTAGTTCTCCTTTGTCAACAAATTTGAGCAGGAGATCTGGAAGACATCCACCAACTTCACATCCAAGTGAATCTGATAATGCAGGAATG GTGGTTGTTACAGATTTCACTTCAACGGATGTCATTTCACAATTTAGGGCCCATACCAGTCCGATATCTGCTCTATGTTTTGACCCAAGCGGTACTCTTTTGGTCACAGCTTCAGTACACGGGCACAAGATAAATATTTTCCGAATCATGCCAACTCGTGTACTAAATGGTTCTGGCCCAGCACGTTACAATTGGACGTCGTCGCATGTGCATCTTTACACACTATGTCGTGGGATAACAGCAGCT GTCATCCAGGATATCTCGTTTAGCCATTATAGTCAATGGATTTCAATTGTTTCATCTAAGGGTACCTGCCACATATATGTTCTATCGCCTTTTGGTGGTGATGCTAGCCTTCAACAACAAAATGTGAATGGTGAAGGACCGGTTCTAACTCCTAATCTAACGTCGCCATGGTGGTCAGCTGCATGTTGCATGATGCATCAACAGTCACATGCACCTCCTCATCCACCTCCAATTACTTATTCTGTAGTTAGTAGGATTAAAAATGTTAATTCCAGTTGGCTAAGTACTGTTAGCAGTGTTGCTGCTTCTGCAGCAGGAAAGACATTTGGACCATCAGGTGCTGTTGCTGCTATGTTTCATAATTCTCTTTACCATGATCTTTCACCGGTTCCCCCCAAGGCCAACTCTTTGGAACATCTTCTAGTTTACTCTCCGTCTGGTCTTGTCATACAATATGAACTTCTTTTATCTTCATTTGTGGAGCCTTGTGATAGCAGCTTGAAAGCTTTACCTGCTCCTTTGTTGCAACTTCAAGATGAAGAATTACATGTAAATGCTGAGCCAGTTCAGTGGTGGGATGCATGTCGAAGATCAAATTGGCCTCAAAGAGAGGAACATGTTTCCATAATTATCTTTAATAATCAACAAGATAGTGAGACTGTCATCGATTCAGGAGATTGTAAAGATAATGGAAGTTCATGTATCCTGTCAAGTGCCAATGGTGTACCTGGAACAGAGTCAATGGGAAGTGAAAGGTCCTGGTACTTTTCAAATGCAGAAGTACAGATTAGCTCAGGAAAGGTCCCAGTTTGGCAGAAATCAAAG aTTTGTTTCTGTTTGTTGGATCCACTACCAGCTTTTGAAGGTTGTGCAGAAGATCTTACTCATGGAGAAATTGAGAttgaaaaattatcttttaatgaGGTGGAAATAAGGCAAAAGGATTTACTTCCTGTTTTTGAGCAATTTCATGGATTCCAGTCAGACTGGAATGACAG GGTTGGTGGTAGATACCAAACTTCATCAGGAGGTTTGCTTGATCCAAGCAATG GGCCAAGAACCACAGAAGGTTTGCTTGGTTTAAGTGAGACAAGGCCTAATGAACTTGTTAGCTTGCCGTTGATGGAGAAGTCTATTCCTAATGAATCTGGTCATGGTTTGTGTTCAGTTATCAGAAATGATGTTGATGCATTGTCAGAATTTAAAGCATCAGCCGTAATGCCCAGAAAGTGCTCTGCCAAAAGTTGCATCCAACTTAATTTGAAAAACACTGATAACTATCCTGTCAAGGATGACTCAGTCAACAATGGTGTGTCAACAAGATCAAGTGGCCTGTCATATAATGGTAGACTGGCTGTAGATAATTACTCTCTGAACAATAATGGCAGTAGAAAAATTCCAAAGACATGTATTACCAACACCCATATGGAACAAGCTGAAAGTGCTGATTCCCAAGAGTTTGGTCAATATTTTGATGAGGGCTATTGTAAAGTATCAGGACTTGATGACTGCTGTGAGTTAACTGAAGCTGTTAATGATGCAGACAGCAACAGCAGCCATTGCGAGATAGAAAAGACCGAAGAAGATGGGGACAATGTCAATATGCTGGGAGGTGTATTTGCCTTTAGCGAAGAAG GTTGA
- the LOC135624715 gene encoding autophagy-related protein 18g-like isoform X3 — MGGRGRWVGEDEQGKGQNGLLPKSMRIFSSCLKTVSSNAGSVVSSVRSAGASIAASIAAPPEDDKDQVLWAGFDKIELGPSSFKHVLLLGYSNGFQVFDVENASSVCELVSKRDGPATFLQMQPMPIKSESIEGLRASHPLLLVVAGDETNGTGVVQGGHLSASMRENKSEPRAENSILIPTAVWFYSFKSHSYVHVLKFKSAVYMVRSSPRIVAVLFATQILCFDAVTLKQKFSVLTYPLQGVPGVNIGYGPMAVGSRWLAYASDNPLVPNSGHLSPQNLTPSPGVSPSTSPGSGNLVARYAMESSKTLAAGIRNLGDMTHKTWSKYCQEILPDGCSSPLSTNLSRRSGRHPPTSHPSESDNAGMVVVTDFTSTDVISQFRAHTSPISALCFDPSGTLLVTASVHGHKINIFRIMPTRVLNGSGPARYNWTSSHVHLYTLCRGITAAVIQDISFSHYSQWISIVSSKGTCHIYVLSPFGGDASLQQQNVNGEGPVLTPNLTSPWWSAACCMMHQQSHAPPHPPPITYSVVSRIKNVNSSWLSTVSSVAASAAGKTFGPSGAVAAMFHNSLYHDLSPVPPKANSLEHLLVYSPSGLVIQYELLLSSFVEPCDSSLKALPAPLLQLQDEELHVNAEPVQWWDACRRSNWPQREEHVSIIIFNNQQDSETVIDSGDCKDNGSSCILSSANGVPGTESMGSERSWYFSNAEVQISSGKVPVWQKSKICFCLLDPLPAFEGCAEDLTHGEIEIEKLSFNEVEIRQKDLLPVFEQFHGFQSDWNDRQYIAPEAAASFLAAIRWSCNRGWW; from the exons ATGGGCGGCAGGGGGCGGTGGGTCGGGGAGGATGAGCAGGGGAAAGGTCAGAACGGGCTACTCCCGAAGTCGATGCGCATCTTTTCGTCCTGCCTGAAGACTGTTTCGTCAAACGCGGGGTCCGTCGTGAGCAGCGTCCGATCCGCTGGGGCGTCCATCGCCGCGTCGATCGCCGCTCCGCCCGAAGATGACAAGGACCAG GTATTATGGGCTGGCTTTGATAAGATAGAGCTTGGTCCATCTTCCTTCAAGCATGTTCTACTTCTTGGTTATTCAAATGGATTTCAAGTGTTTGATGTGGAGAATGCTTCAAGTGTATGCGAACTGGTTTCCAAGCGTGATGGCCCAGCTACTTTTTTACAGATGCAGCCCATGCCGATCAAATCTGAATCTATTGAAGGACTCAGAGCATCACATCCTTTGCTCTTGGTTGTTGCTGGTGATGAAACCAATGGCACTGGTGTCGTGCAAGGTGGTCATCTGAGTGCATCAATGAGAGAGAACAAAAGTGAACCTCGGGCAGAAAACAGCATCTTAATTCCTACAGCCGTCTGGTTCTACTCATTCAAATCTCACAGTTATGTTCATGTTCTGAAATTCAAGTCTGCTGTATATATGGTTCGAAGCAGTCCCCGAATTGTTGCTGTGTTATTTGCTACACAA ATATTGTGTTTCGATGCAGTTACTCTTAAGCAAAAGTTCAGCGTACTTACCTATCCATTACAAGGAGTACCTGGTGTTAACATTGGTTATGGTCCAATGGCTGTTGGCTCTAGGTGGTTAGCTTATGCTTCTGATAACCCTCTTGTACCAAATTCAGGCCACCTTAGTCCACAAAATCTTACTCCCTCTCCAGGTGTCAGCCCATCAACTTCACCCGGCAGTGGAAACTTAGTTGCTCGTTATGCAATGGAATCTAGTAAAACATTGGCTGCTGGAATTCGAAATCTTGGAGATATGACTCACAAAACTTGGTCAAAATATTGCCAAGAGATACTTCCTGATGGCTGTAGTTCTCCTTTGTCAACAAATTTGAGCAGGAGATCTGGAAGACATCCACCAACTTCACATCCAAGTGAATCTGATAATGCAGGAATG GTGGTTGTTACAGATTTCACTTCAACGGATGTCATTTCACAATTTAGGGCCCATACCAGTCCGATATCTGCTCTATGTTTTGACCCAAGCGGTACTCTTTTGGTCACAGCTTCAGTACACGGGCACAAGATAAATATTTTCCGAATCATGCCAACTCGTGTACTAAATGGTTCTGGCCCAGCACGTTACAATTGGACGTCGTCGCATGTGCATCTTTACACACTATGTCGTGGGATAACAGCAGCT GTCATCCAGGATATCTCGTTTAGCCATTATAGTCAATGGATTTCAATTGTTTCATCTAAGGGTACCTGCCACATATATGTTCTATCGCCTTTTGGTGGTGATGCTAGCCTTCAACAACAAAATGTGAATGGTGAAGGACCGGTTCTAACTCCTAATCTAACGTCGCCATGGTGGTCAGCTGCATGTTGCATGATGCATCAACAGTCACATGCACCTCCTCATCCACCTCCAATTACTTATTCTGTAGTTAGTAGGATTAAAAATGTTAATTCCAGTTGGCTAAGTACTGTTAGCAGTGTTGCTGCTTCTGCAGCAGGAAAGACATTTGGACCATCAGGTGCTGTTGCTGCTATGTTTCATAATTCTCTTTACCATGATCTTTCACCGGTTCCCCCCAAGGCCAACTCTTTGGAACATCTTCTAGTTTACTCTCCGTCTGGTCTTGTCATACAATATGAACTTCTTTTATCTTCATTTGTGGAGCCTTGTGATAGCAGCTTGAAAGCTTTACCTGCTCCTTTGTTGCAACTTCAAGATGAAGAATTACATGTAAATGCTGAGCCAGTTCAGTGGTGGGATGCATGTCGAAGATCAAATTGGCCTCAAAGAGAGGAACATGTTTCCATAATTATCTTTAATAATCAACAAGATAGTGAGACTGTCATCGATTCAGGAGATTGTAAAGATAATGGAAGTTCATGTATCCTGTCAAGTGCCAATGGTGTACCTGGAACAGAGTCAATGGGAAGTGAAAGGTCCTGGTACTTTTCAAATGCAGAAGTACAGATTAGCTCAGGAAAGGTCCCAGTTTGGCAGAAATCAAAG aTTTGTTTCTGTTTGTTGGATCCACTACCAGCTTTTGAAGGTTGTGCAGAAGATCTTACTCATGGAGAAATTGAGAttgaaaaattatcttttaatgaGGTGGAAATAAGGCAAAAGGATTTACTTCCTGTTTTTGAGCAATTTCATGGATTCCAGTCAGACTGGAATGACAG GCAGTACATTGCACCTGAAGCTGCTGCATCCTTTCTAGCTGCAATTAGATGGTCGTGCAATAGG GGTTGGTGGTAG